A window of Candidatus Saccharimonadales bacterium contains these coding sequences:
- a CDS encoding response regulator, whose amino-acid sequence MAGSKTILIIEDDRFISEMYARTLEKAGYVVAIATTGQEGIDTAFRTRFDVILLDIMLPIKHGMQVLKEIRESTNENVRDARVVIMTNFDQDEESRAVMQAQADGYLIKANITPSKLVKIIGQLFPREPGAKDVPQERV is encoded by the coding sequence ATGGCTGGATCAAAAACCATACTTATTATCGAGGATGACCGCTTCATCAGTGAGATGTATGCGAGGACACTCGAAAAGGCCGGGTACGTGGTGGCTATCGCGACGACTGGCCAGGAGGGCATCGACACCGCCTTCAGAACACGTTTTGACGTTATCCTGCTCGATATCATGCTACCGATAAAACACGGCATGCAGGTGCTCAAGGAGATCCGTGAGAGCACCAATGAAAACGTCCGTGATGCCCGTGTCGTTATCATGACCAACTTTGACCAAGATGAGGAATCACGAGCGGTCATGCAGGCTCAGGCGGACGGATATCTTATCAAAGCCAATATTACGCCTAGTAAATTGGTCAAGATCATCGGTCAGCTATTCCCCCGTGAACCTGGAGCTAAAGACGTTCCTCAGGAACGCGTCTAA
- the pth gene encoding aminoacyl-tRNA hydrolase, giving the protein MPQKIKLIVGLGNIGQMYQGTRHNVGFICLDEYAAEHSLVWQERPKFDAFVAETQQDDNRLVCIKPTTYMNNSGKAVRAIKDFYKLDNGQILVVHDELDLPFGTIRTRLGGSHAGNKGVLSVSQSIGEDFLRIRCGIANEQSSSEPAEQFVLARFNPEEMKQMDSIKSHVASLIDKFLNDSLLADTAKV; this is encoded by the coding sequence GTGCCGCAAAAGATTAAGCTCATAGTCGGTCTTGGCAATATAGGTCAGATGTATCAAGGGACGAGACACAATGTCGGGTTCATCTGTCTTGACGAGTATGCCGCCGAACATAGCCTAGTCTGGCAGGAGAGGCCGAAGTTTGATGCCTTCGTAGCCGAGACCCAGCAAGATGACAACCGTCTTGTATGCATCAAGCCAACGACCTACATGAACAATTCTGGCAAGGCCGTAAGGGCAATTAAAGACTTCTATAAGTTAGATAATGGCCAGATTTTAGTCGTTCACGATGAACTTGACCTCCCATTCGGGACGATCCGAACCCGTCTAGGAGGATCGCACGCCGGCAATAAGGGGGTGCTCTCTGTATCTCAATCTATCGGGGAAGACTTTCTGCGTATCCGCTGCGGCATAGCCAATGAACAGAGTAGCTCTGAGCCGGCTGAGCAGTTCGTCCTGGCGCGCTTTAACCCCGAAGAGATGAAGCAGATGGATAGTATAAAAAGCCATGTGGCTTCACTGATAGATAAGTTCCTTAACGACTCACTGCTAGCAGATACGGCCAAAGTTTAA
- a CDS encoding response regulator — protein sequence MTKILLVEDDTSLREIYGVRLLAEGYDIVSAGDGEQALAMAIKERPTLIITDIMMPKISGFDMLDILRSTTETKNIKVIMMSALGSEENKTRGERLGADRYLVKSQVGIEDVVHVVHEVLGDRPAQGATPAAPSTPPAPTPTPTPPSTPAAPAVPATPGPVTPPATPTPDPAPVTPPTPTPTPPPAVTPIPTPPPVPPPTDSSDDDEDEEPPSRRQRIIQPLNDISKSKIDIQALLDKEEQKEGGASATPIPITTPPPAAPSAPPSASELSPVTAGTPTRGEPSAPVIPNLPTPAAAVAPAAPAPPVVPNV from the coding sequence ATGACAAAAATATTGCTTGTCGAGGATGATACAAGCCTCCGGGAAATTTATGGGGTACGCCTTCTGGCCGAGGGTTATGACATCGTCTCCGCCGGTGATGGCGAACAAGCCCTAGCCATGGCCATTAAAGAACGGCCCACGCTGATCATCACCGACATCATGATGCCCAAGATCAGTGGCTTTGATATGCTCGATATCTTGCGCTCAACAACTGAGACGAAGAACATCAAGGTGATCATGATGAGTGCCCTCGGCTCAGAAGAGAATAAGACCCGCGGTGAACGACTCGGTGCTGACAGATACCTTGTCAAGTCACAGGTGGGGATTGAGGATGTTGTCCACGTTGTGCATGAAGTCCTTGGTGATAGGCCAGCACAAGGAGCAACCCCGGCTGCACCTTCTACGCCTCCCGCGCCGACACCTACACCAACTCCGCCAAGTACTCCCGCTGCTCCAGCCGTACCCGCTACGCCTGGTCCCGTAACTCCACCGGCCACTCCCACTCCAGACCCAGCTCCAGTCACTCCGCCGACACCTACACCAACTCCGCCACCAGCCGTGACACCGATCCCTACGCCGCCGCCAGTCCCACCGCCGACTGACTCCTCCGATGACGATGAGGATGAGGAACCGCCATCGAGACGACAACGGATCATCCAGCCACTTAACGACATAAGCAAGAGCAAGATTGATATTCAGGCATTACTTGATAAGGAAGAGCAGAAGGAGGGTGGGGCCAGTGCAACTCCTATTCCGATCACCACTCCGCCACCAGCTGCCCCATCGGCACCACCGTCTGCCTCAGAGCTAAGCCCTGTTACTGCAGGCACTCCTACTCGAGGTGAGCCCTCTGCGCCTGTCATTCCTAATCTCCCAACACCGGCCGCAGCCGTCGCTCCAGCCGCCCCCGCACCACCAGTCGTACCAAATGTCTGA
- a CDS encoding undecaprenyl diphosphate synthase family protein, which translates to MNILIIPDGNRRWAQENEVGFDEAYKRCARKVGESFTWLKRQGIEEVWVLVCTTNNLKRPSEQVDSYLSHFLHVQDYTDIPLTFEVTGSQLLSEKHRVGYEQLPTAKREGALLVHYLVGWSLDNEVVRLVNHFKDIESEVTRDDIIEQSDIKKPIDLIIRTGKVSRISEVVPWHSPYAEVRFLDLLWPDVTDRDLEESIEFYDSQERRAGL; encoded by the coding sequence GTGAATATTCTTATTATCCCAGACGGTAACAGGCGATGGGCGCAGGAAAATGAAGTCGGCTTTGATGAAGCCTACAAACGCTGCGCTAGGAAGGTAGGAGAGTCATTTACCTGGCTTAAAAGACAAGGGATTGAAGAGGTCTGGGTGCTCGTCTGTACGACGAACAACCTTAAGAGGCCTTCTGAGCAAGTTGATTCGTATCTTAGTCACTTTCTTCATGTCCAAGACTATACCGACATACCCTTAACTTTTGAGGTGACCGGTAGCCAGCTACTCAGTGAGAAACATCGCGTTGGATATGAACAACTGCCAACCGCCAAGAGAGAGGGTGCGCTCCTTGTCCACTACCTAGTTGGTTGGTCGCTTGATAACGAAGTCGTCCGCCTCGTCAATCACTTTAAGGACATCGAGAGCGAGGTGACTCGAGATGATATCATCGAGCAGAGTGACATCAAGAAGCCGATCGATCTCATTATCCGGACTGGTAAGGTGAGTCGGATATCCGAAGTTGTCCCGTGGCACTCTCCATATGCCGAGGTTCGTTTCCTTGATCTCCTCTGGCCAGATGTCACCGACAGAGACTTAGAGGAGTCTATAGAGTTCTACGACTCCCAAGAACGACGCGCCGGATTGTGA
- a CDS encoding ATP-binding protein translates to MDDSNTTTSLFWYRRLCEMAIFLGILIVLIYLLLSNVKHQNNSLLPMPILVLGGVTILLGIIFRLLKPKKGVAGGWYIYPLVLVTIGTLVGTTGGAASPFIGLWFVTELMGAPLGFAGMFLPFMANAVYIVFAVMLHWFLGTTERVIVLLAVAQVPFLIGYAAHRRNVFKNIEKSSSHAEATISHLSNRLTNVSSQSEVIVQSITDGVMVVDTQGRVQVFNPAAAQMTGWDEKEALDLDYKSIIKLTTALDKAMAGSDPVQQVLATNKPGQPIDLTLTTRSEKKLLVSLVAAPITNQDGTNNGVIVIFRDITKERAEERQQAEFVSTAAHEMRTPVATIEGYLSLALNPAVAQIDDKARDYITKAHEATNHLGRLFGDLLTVSRADDGRLTNNPQIIDLVALIQQLWEGQQTKASQKQLDYQFIPALGKAVDGGKMVLPVYYANIDPDHLREVINNLIDNAIKYTKQGRVAVDVNADDANITISVQDTGLGIAKEDIPHLFQKFYRVDSSDTREIGGTGLGLYIARRIMEQSGGQIWVESELGKGSTFFLQIPRVSNDQAAVAQSNQQAAPQLATANAKP, encoded by the coding sequence GTGGACGATTCAAATACAACAACGAGTCTCTTCTGGTATCGCCGTCTTTGTGAGATGGCCATTTTTCTGGGCATCCTGATCGTTCTTATCTACCTCTTATTGTCGAACGTTAAACACCAGAACAACTCACTTCTGCCAATGCCAATCCTGGTCCTTGGCGGAGTAACAATACTTCTTGGAATCATCTTCCGCCTTCTGAAGCCAAAGAAAGGCGTAGCTGGGGGATGGTACATCTATCCACTCGTCCTCGTAACAATAGGCACCCTTGTCGGAACGACCGGTGGGGCTGCTTCGCCCTTCATCGGCCTCTGGTTTGTGACTGAACTCATGGGGGCACCACTAGGCTTTGCCGGCATGTTCCTGCCGTTCATGGCTAACGCAGTTTACATCGTCTTTGCCGTCATGCTCCACTGGTTCCTCGGAACGACCGAACGGGTGATCGTTCTGCTAGCTGTCGCTCAGGTGCCGTTCCTGATAGGTTATGCGGCACATCGTCGCAATGTCTTCAAGAACATCGAGAAGAGTTCATCCCATGCTGAGGCGACCATCTCACACCTCTCCAACCGTCTCACCAACGTCTCATCACAGTCCGAAGTCATCGTCCAGTCGATCACCGACGGTGTCATGGTTGTCGACACCCAAGGTAGAGTTCAAGTCTTCAACCCGGCAGCCGCTCAGATGACAGGCTGGGATGAGAAGGAAGCACTCGATCTCGACTACAAGTCGATCATCAAGCTGACGACCGCACTCGACAAGGCAATGGCGGGCAGTGATCCGGTCCAGCAGGTCCTAGCCACCAACAAGCCTGGACAACCAATTGACCTAACACTGACGACCCGATCTGAAAAGAAGCTACTCGTCTCGCTCGTAGCTGCACCGATCACTAATCAGGATGGGACGAATAATGGTGTCATCGTCATCTTCCGTGATATCACCAAGGAGAGGGCCGAGGAGCGGCAGCAAGCCGAATTCGTCTCTACGGCCGCCCATGAAATGCGCACTCCAGTTGCCACGATCGAAGGTTACCTCTCGCTGGCTCTCAACCCTGCAGTAGCCCAGATCGACGATAAAGCCCGCGACTATATCACCAAGGCACATGAAGCCACCAACCACTTGGGGCGTCTCTTCGGTGATCTGCTGACTGTCTCCCGCGCCGATGACGGCCGCCTGACCAATAACCCGCAGATTATCGATCTCGTTGCCCTCATCCAGCAGCTCTGGGAAGGGCAGCAGACAAAGGCATCTCAGAAGCAGCTCGACTACCAGTTCATCCCGGCCCTCGGCAAGGCAGTCGATGGCGGTAAGATGGTCCTGCCGGTCTACTATGCCAACATCGACCCCGACCATCTGCGAGAAGTCATCAACAACTTGATCGACAATGCCATCAAATACACCAAGCAGGGGAGAGTGGCGGTCGACGTTAACGCTGACGACGCTAACATTACTATCTCAGTCCAGGACACCGGCCTTGGTATCGCCAAAGAGGATATCCCACATCTCTTCCAGAAATTCTACCGGGTCGACAGCTCAGACACCCGAGAGATCGGGGGAACCGGTCTGGGGCTTTACATCGCCAGACGAATCATGGAGCAGAGTGGTGGGCAGATCTGGGTTGAGAGTGAACTTGGTAAGGGGAGTACCTTCTTCTTGCAGATCCCAAGAGTCAGTAACGACCAGGCCGCCGTGGCCCAGAGTAACCAGCAGGCCGCGCCACAACTGGCGACCGCTAATGCTAAACCATAA
- the topA gene encoding type I DNA topoisomerase → MAKNVIIVESPSKAKTIERFLGKDFDVLSSVGHIRDIPTKKTKGGKPPIDIAHGFEPTYEIDPEKKAIIADLKKAIKGNKKVYLATDGDREGEAIAWHLTQVLGLDPKTTPRIVVHEITKPAIEEALEHPRTIDFDLVDAQQARRILDRLVGFELSPVVQRKVPGGRSAGRVQSPAVRLIVERENEIKDFKPEISYKTTADFVLKTKDALPAELNTKFDTEKKAQTFLEALKGATFTISDIATTPGTRNPNAPFTTSTLQQEAASRLGYSVKRTMTAAQRLYQAGKITYMRTDSVNLSPIAIKAMQEYIAKEYGQKYSQTRVFKTKSINAQEAHEAIRPVDVKVTHASDDATEQKLYDLIRRRTLASQMTPAQLERTTITITISTRKELFEAKGEIVLFDGFLKVYGDIIKKEEVLLPKIQVKEKISLKEAVSRQIFSRPPARYTEGSLVKKLEELGIGRPSTYATIISTIQTREYVTKGISEGVERPFQQLIFRDGTVTTTTEVENTGSDKGKLIPTASGSIVNGFLNDHFDKIVDYDFTADVEEEFDKIADGKEKREAMLKAFYGPFHKTIEAAGELTRAETTKTRELGKDPKTGRIVSARLGRFGPMVQAGESEDEEKPHFASIPPELSVDTITLEQALELLVLPRTVGKSPSGDDVIVTSGRFGPYARVGKETVSLKDEDPYTVDLETVLEHLKAKEELQAQRVIADFGKIKILRGRFGPYVTDGTKNAHVPKETDPEKITEKEAAELLKDAKAAPKKRTRRRAKSTTKSKK, encoded by the coding sequence ATGGCGAAAAACGTAATCATTGTTGAGTCACCTTCAAAAGCAAAAACGATTGAACGGTTCTTGGGTAAGGACTTCGACGTGCTCTCAAGTGTGGGCCATATTCGGGACATCCCCACCAAGAAGACTAAGGGCGGGAAGCCCCCGATCGATATAGCCCACGGCTTTGAGCCAACTTACGAGATTGACCCCGAGAAGAAGGCCATCATCGCCGACCTGAAGAAGGCCATCAAGGGTAACAAGAAAGTTTACCTAGCAACTGATGGTGACCGTGAAGGAGAGGCGATAGCCTGGCATCTTACCCAGGTACTCGGTCTTGATCCCAAGACGACACCACGTATCGTTGTTCACGAGATTACCAAGCCAGCTATTGAAGAGGCCCTTGAACACCCCCGGACGATCGACTTTGATCTGGTTGACGCTCAGCAAGCTCGTCGTATCCTTGACCGACTTGTCGGTTTTGAGCTCTCTCCGGTGGTTCAACGAAAAGTCCCGGGCGGACGTTCGGCCGGACGCGTCCAGTCGCCAGCCGTTCGGCTGATCGTAGAACGCGAAAATGAGATCAAGGACTTCAAACCAGAGATCAGTTATAAGACGACCGCCGATTTCGTCCTGAAGACCAAGGACGCTTTGCCTGCCGAGCTCAACACCAAGTTCGACACCGAGAAGAAAGCCCAGACATTTCTGGAGGCCCTCAAAGGAGCCACCTTTACTATCAGTGACATCGCCACCACGCCGGGAACTCGCAATCCGAACGCGCCGTTTACGACCTCGACATTGCAGCAGGAAGCGGCCAGCCGCCTCGGCTACTCGGTCAAACGGACCATGACTGCCGCCCAGCGGCTCTACCAAGCCGGTAAGATCACCTACATGCGCACCGACTCAGTCAATTTGAGCCCGATCGCTATCAAGGCCATGCAGGAGTACATCGCCAAAGAGTACGGTCAGAAGTACTCGCAGACCCGCGTCTTTAAGACGAAGTCGATCAATGCTCAAGAGGCCCATGAGGCCATCCGCCCAGTAGACGTCAAAGTTACACACGCCAGCGACGATGCGACAGAGCAGAAGCTCTACGACCTTATCCGCCGCCGCACACTGGCGTCTCAGATGACCCCTGCGCAGCTCGAGAGAACGACCATCACTATCACCATCTCAACCCGCAAGGAACTCTTCGAAGCCAAGGGCGAGATAGTTCTATTTGACGGTTTCCTAAAGGTCTACGGTGACATCATCAAGAAAGAAGAGGTGCTTCTGCCCAAGATTCAGGTCAAGGAGAAGATCAGCCTGAAAGAGGCGGTCTCAAGACAGATCTTCAGCCGACCTCCGGCCCGCTACACCGAAGGAAGCCTCGTTAAAAAACTCGAGGAACTCGGTATCGGCCGACCAAGCACCTACGCGACGATTATTTCGACCATCCAGACTCGTGAATACGTTACCAAGGGGATCAGCGAGGGGGTTGAGAGGCCGTTCCAACAACTCATCTTCAGAGACGGCACCGTCACAACTACCACCGAAGTCGAGAATACCGGCTCAGACAAGGGCAAGCTGATCCCAACGGCCAGCGGATCGATCGTCAACGGCTTCCTAAACGACCACTTCGATAAGATCGTCGACTACGACTTTACAGCCGACGTCGAAGAGGAGTTCGACAAGATCGCCGACGGCAAAGAGAAACGAGAGGCTATGCTGAAGGCCTTCTACGGACCGTTCCATAAGACCATAGAAGCAGCAGGAGAACTGACGCGCGCCGAAACGACCAAGACACGCGAACTCGGCAAGGATCCTAAAACAGGGAGGATCGTCTCCGCTCGGCTTGGTAGATTCGGGCCAATGGTTCAGGCAGGTGAGAGCGAGGATGAAGAGAAACCTCACTTTGCCTCTATTCCGCCCGAGCTATCGGTCGACACCATCACTCTCGAGCAGGCCCTCGAGCTACTCGTTCTGCCGCGGACCGTCGGGAAGAGTCCGTCAGGCGACGATGTGATCGTCACAAGTGGCCGGTTTGGTCCCTATGCGCGAGTCGGCAAGGAGACTGTCTCTCTTAAAGACGAGGATCCTTACACCGTTGACCTCGAGACCGTCCTCGAGCACCTCAAAGCCAAAGAGGAGCTTCAGGCCCAACGGGTCATCGCCGACTTCGGCAAGATCAAGATTCTCAGAGGTCGGTTCGGCCCCTACGTGACCGACGGCACCAAGAACGCTCACGTCCCCAAAGAGACCGACCCCGAGAAGATAACCGAAAAAGAAGCCGCTGAGCTTCTCAAAGACGCCAAAGCTGCTCCTAAAAAGAGAACCCGCAGACGAGCCAAATCGACTACCAAATCTAAAAAATAA
- a CDS encoding HTH domain-containing protein codes for MEEQTPTTTEPDIEQAVKDILAVIEREREREIVARRFGLYDRKETLEQIGEMLGITRERVRQLEKAVMIRLRIAAASDLPHTAQIEKYLIRQLHEMGRVARMSDLTARIIENPTERHKAHVAFLATLAPNLVVVEENDDYYYAVGIAEHHDEKKIKQYVDEIVETIKEYGQPVTVEQLHEKLNHEHPDHVRALASISKQLANLKDHWGLVRWPRVNPKNIRDKIYVILDEAGKPMHFEEIAKAIRSSDFKRKDVTVQAIHNELIKDGRFVLIGRGIYALKEWGYKKGTVADIIADVLKEAGEPLHRDEIVRRVLKHRQVKETTILLNLQGKPQFKRVAKATYTLAK; via the coding sequence ATGGAAGAGCAGACACCCACAACTACTGAGCCTGATATTGAGCAAGCAGTCAAAGATATATTGGCTGTCATTGAGCGCGAACGCGAGCGAGAGATCGTTGCCCGACGCTTTGGCCTCTACGACCGCAAAGAGACCCTCGAACAGATAGGGGAGATGCTCGGTATCACCCGTGAGCGTGTCCGGCAGCTTGAGAAGGCAGTTATGATCCGCCTCCGAATAGCTGCTGCAAGCGACCTTCCTCACACCGCCCAGATCGAAAAGTACCTGATCCGACAGCTACACGAGATGGGCCGAGTAGCCCGCATGAGCGATCTAACCGCTCGAATCATCGAGAACCCAACCGAGCGGCACAAGGCACATGTTGCTTTCCTGGCAACACTGGCTCCTAACCTGGTTGTCGTCGAAGAGAACGATGACTACTACTATGCCGTCGGTATCGCTGAGCATCACGACGAGAAGAAGATCAAGCAGTATGTCGACGAGATCGTCGAAACCATCAAAGAGTACGGTCAGCCGGTTACCGTCGAACAGCTCCACGAGAAGCTCAATCACGAGCACCCGGATCACGTCCGGGCCCTCGCAAGTATCAGCAAGCAGCTGGCTAATCTGAAGGACCATTGGGGTCTCGTCCGCTGGCCACGCGTCAATCCCAAGAACATCCGAGACAAGATCTACGTCATCTTGGATGAAGCTGGTAAGCCGATGCACTTCGAGGAGATCGCCAAGGCTATCCGTTCCTCAGACTTCAAGCGCAAAGACGTTACCGTTCAGGCTATTCACAACGAACTGATCAAAGATGGTCGTTTCGTCCTGATTGGCCGTGGTATCTACGCTCTCAAGGAGTGGGGTTACAAAAAGGGAACCGTTGCTGATATCATTGCAGATGTACTTAAAGAGGCAGGCGAACCCCTGCACCGAGATGAGATCGTACGTCGCGTGCTTAAGCACCGCCAAGTAAAAGAGACTACCATCCTTCTGAACCTCCAGGGCAAGCCGCAGTTCAAGCGTGTCGCCAAAGCAACTTACACACTCGCCAAGTAG
- a CDS encoding DUF5652 family protein → MVNINISNSALTWLIVLAIWDLFWRGLALWRAVKRGDKPWFVVMLIINSVGILPILYLLFTEPKTKKKN, encoded by the coding sequence GTGGTAAACATTAATATTAGCAATTCCGCGCTGACCTGGCTGATCGTGCTAGCCATCTGGGATCTATTCTGGCGAGGCCTGGCTCTATGGCGAGCTGTCAAGCGAGGCGATAAGCCTTGGTTCGTGGTCATGCTTATCATTAACAGTGTCGGTATCTTACCGATTCTCTACCTGCTCTTTACCGAACCAAAGACCAAGAAGAAGAACTAA
- a CDS encoding pseudouridine synthase produces MSDTDLQDSSERLNKMLAAHLGIGRRQADELIERRHVQVNGEQARLGQRVSALDSVIVDGQTISSKKAPLVYVLLDKPIGYVSSRAKQGDTPTVYELLPDEYQHLKTVGRLDKDTSGLLLMTNDGDLALQLTHPRFGKQKSYITLLDRPLDPAHQKTITTNGVELADGQSVLGLEEMPGGDRREWRVTMSEGRNRQIRRTFAALGYTVVRLHRIEFGPWSIDQLHGRTFHVLVDNELKEIDHSSAK; encoded by the coding sequence ATGTCTGACACCGATCTCCAAGATAGCTCAGAACGCTTAAACAAGATGCTGGCCGCCCACCTCGGCATTGGTAGACGCCAAGCGGATGAGCTTATTGAACGCAGGCACGTCCAAGTCAACGGCGAACAGGCACGACTCGGCCAGCGGGTCAGTGCGCTCGACAGTGTTATCGTCGACGGGCAGACGATCAGCTCGAAAAAGGCGCCACTCGTTTATGTGCTGCTGGATAAGCCGATCGGTTACGTCAGCAGCCGGGCAAAGCAGGGTGATACGCCAACCGTCTACGAACTGTTGCCAGATGAATACCAACACCTCAAGACTGTCGGGCGGCTCGACAAAGATACGTCGGGTCTACTCCTTATGACGAACGACGGTGACTTGGCGCTCCAGCTGACACATCCCCGTTTTGGAAAGCAGAAATCATATATCACGCTATTGGATCGGCCACTAGACCCAGCTCATCAGAAAACTATCACTACTAACGGGGTCGAACTGGCCGACGGCCAGAGCGTACTGGGCCTGGAAGAAATGCCTGGAGGTGATCGGCGTGAATGGCGGGTTACCATGAGTGAAGGACGTAATCGGCAGATCAGACGGACGTTTGCCGCACTTGGTTATACGGTTGTCCGTCTCCACCGTATTGAGTTTGGGCCCTGGTCAATTGACCAGCTTCACGGTCGCACCTTCCACGTCCTTGTCGACAACGAGCTCAAAGAGATCGACCATAGTTCGGCCAAATAG
- a CDS encoding Crp/Fnr family transcriptional regulator, with protein sequence MPDKKRHQWQSQLGKDTGDFNIPGLSEISERIQYKKLQQIPAHSGYSYRIVSGLISAFSVNKGDKNSFVVYGPGEFFAMEWLVGKLTVSTFFEVLEDCVLERYPDEKFKKLLTTNAEATFMVLCRLVRQSMVYKARLDNLEYQYASQRLAYRILLLGRRFGVKREDGVLLPQLSNHRMARTVNLTRESVNRELAKFVKLGLIRLEDNHILIANEQGLRAQIVSTPQDLYLDNF encoded by the coding sequence ATGCCAGATAAGAAGCGCCACCAGTGGCAGTCTCAGCTTGGGAAGGATACCGGTGACTTCAACATACCTGGCCTCTCAGAGATCTCGGAACGTATTCAATACAAAAAGCTTCAACAGATACCCGCACACTCCGGCTATAGTTACAGAATAGTCAGCGGGCTTATCAGTGCGTTCTCCGTCAATAAGGGAGACAAAAACTCTTTTGTCGTCTACGGGCCGGGCGAGTTCTTCGCCATGGAGTGGCTCGTCGGCAAGCTGACTGTCAGCACATTCTTTGAGGTCCTTGAAGACTGTGTTTTAGAGCGCTATCCGGACGAGAAGTTCAAAAAACTCCTGACGACTAACGCCGAGGCAACCTTTATGGTGCTCTGCCGACTCGTTAGGCAGTCGATGGTTTATAAGGCGAGGCTCGACAACCTCGAATACCAGTACGCCAGTCAGCGCCTGGCTTACCGAATCTTGCTACTTGGACGTCGCTTTGGTGTTAAGAGAGAGGATGGGGTCCTGCTGCCGCAACTAAGTAATCACCGGATGGCCAGAACGGTTAACCTGACACGAGAGAGCGTTAACCGTGAGCTGGCCAAGTTCGTCAAATTGGGGCTGATCCGCCTCGAAGACAACCACATTCTGATCGCTAACGAGCAGGGTCTGCGTGCACAGATCGTCTCGACCCCTCAGGATCTCTATCTAGATAACTTTTAG
- the der gene encoding ribosome biogenesis GTPase Der → MATTLPTVAIVGRTNVGKSSLFNRLVGGQQAIVAREPGTTRDPVVGQVEHDGYHFWLVDTAGLKRAEDEFEATIQDQITDAAENADVILVMVEADLYPSDEDKQVAKQALKSRKPVILVINKVDKGGALDNSEFLRLGVKVIIRTSAHHNRGTGELCDAIVEHIPKKQAIDRTNTLSIALIGRPNVGKSSLFNALAGKQQALVSQKAGTTRDIGHVDIKYHQRTVELLDTAGVRRSGKIEQGIEKFSVLRTLQAIESADVCLLLMDVNELNVALDQKLAGIIKEAGRGLIIVVTKWDSFEKDTHTHGTITAKVSSEFSFVPWAPLIFTSAVTGQNVTKLLDIATEIDERRKRVIPTSQLNRILQETTKAHSPVGFRNRPPRLRYITQTDTGPPYFSIFGNNTKFLHWSSRRQLERRLRDAFDFTGTPIKLFFRDTKDEKEHPYRAAKD, encoded by the coding sequence ATGGCAACGACACTGCCCACTGTTGCAATCGTTGGTCGTACCAATGTTGGTAAATCAAGCCTCTTTAATCGCCTCGTAGGAGGTCAGCAGGCTATTGTCGCTAGGGAACCGGGGACCACGCGTGATCCTGTCGTTGGGCAGGTTGAGCACGATGGCTACCACTTCTGGTTGGTTGACACTGCCGGGCTCAAGCGAGCCGAAGATGAGTTTGAAGCCACCATCCAGGACCAGATTACTGACGCCGCTGAGAATGCGGACGTCATCTTAGTAATGGTTGAGGCAGATCTCTATCCGAGTGATGAGGATAAGCAAGTCGCTAAACAAGCCCTTAAGTCGAGAAAGCCCGTCATCCTTGTTATCAACAAAGTAGATAAGGGTGGCGCGCTTGATAACAGTGAGTTCCTACGCCTTGGTGTCAAGGTGATTATCCGAACGTCAGCCCATCACAACAGGGGTACTGGCGAGTTATGTGACGCCATCGTCGAGCATATTCCCAAGAAGCAAGCAATCGATCGTACGAATACCCTCAGTATTGCCCTCATCGGCCGTCCTAACGTTGGTAAATCAAGCCTCTTTAATGCGCTGGCTGGTAAACAGCAGGCCTTGGTCTCACAAAAGGCGGGGACCACACGGGATATCGGCCATGTAGATATTAAGTATCACCAGCGAACAGTCGAGCTTCTCGACACAGCCGGAGTCAGACGAAGCGGTAAGATAGAGCAGGGGATTGAGAAGTTTAGCGTTCTGAGGACCCTGCAAGCCATAGAATCAGCCGATGTCTGTCTTCTTCTCATGGATGTCAACGAATTGAATGTTGCCCTCGATCAGAAGTTAGCGGGCATCATTAAGGAAGCTGGCAGAGGGCTTATCATCGTCGTGACTAAGTGGGACAGTTTCGAGAAAGATACACACACCCACGGCACGATCACCGCGAAGGTAAGTAGTGAGTTCAGTTTTGTACCCTGGGCACCACTCATCTTCACCAGTGCAGTTACAGGTCAAAACGTGACCAAGCTTCTAGACATAGCTACAGAGATAGATGAGCGACGCAAGCGTGTCATCCCAACTTCCCAGTTAAACCGCATACTACAGGAAACCACTAAAGCGCACAGCCCCGTCGGTTTCAGAAACCGGCCACCTCGTCTTCGCTACATAACGCAGACGGATACTGGGCCTCCATACTTCAGCATCTTCGGCAATAATACCAAGTTCTTACACTGGAGCAGCCGCCGTCAGCTCGAAAGACGGCTCCGAGATGCATTCGACTTTACTGGCACACCCATTAAACTATTCTTTAGAGACACCAAAGACGAAAAGGAGCACCCGTATCGTGCCGCAAAAGATTAA